The proteins below are encoded in one region of Shewanella putrefaciens:
- a CDS encoding LysR family transcriptional regulator: MEHFSALPIFVTVVECGSFSAAGQKLGLSKSAISKRITLLEQHLGIQLLQRTTRSLSLTDAGARYFEYVRPAVQLAQEGLDAISELQQTPRGNLRISVPMVFGRLYIAPLIAEFLRRYPNIQLQMQMDDKTTDLISGGFDLAIRIGELPDSSLIARKLAPCLSVICASPSYLAQHGLPNTPAVLTQHNCLFYSYFQDGVEWTFHSPERAQRIQPKGNYQVNNSDAIHQACLDGLGIANLPRFIVEPDLQTGRLQALLTDYPLPEHGIYAVYPQRKYLPTKVTVLIEFLMEKLGSGKFG, encoded by the coding sequence ATGGAACATTTTTCAGCTCTGCCGATTTTTGTCACTGTGGTGGAATGTGGTAGTTTTTCAGCGGCGGGACAAAAGCTTGGGCTCAGCAAATCGGCCATCAGCAAACGCATCACTCTGCTAGAACAACATTTAGGGATTCAACTATTACAACGCACTACGCGCAGCTTGAGTCTAACAGACGCGGGTGCGCGTTATTTCGAGTATGTTCGCCCCGCGGTGCAGCTCGCCCAAGAAGGTCTAGACGCCATCTCCGAGCTACAGCAAACGCCTAGAGGCAATCTGCGGATTTCGGTGCCTATGGTGTTTGGTCGCTTGTATATTGCGCCATTAATCGCTGAATTTTTAAGGCGTTACCCAAATATCCAGCTGCAAATGCAGATGGATGATAAGACTACAGATTTAATCTCAGGTGGCTTCGATCTCGCCATTCGCATCGGCGAACTACCCGACTCAAGCCTTATCGCCCGCAAGTTGGCACCTTGTTTAAGTGTGATTTGCGCATCCCCTAGCTACCTTGCTCAGCATGGCTTACCCAACACACCAGCGGTATTAACCCAGCACAACTGTTTGTTTTACTCATATTTTCAAGATGGTGTGGAATGGACCTTCCACAGTCCCGAAAGGGCGCAGCGTATCCAGCCTAAGGGCAACTATCAGGTCAATAATAGTGACGCCATCCATCAAGCCTGTCTCGATGGCTTAGGTATCGCCAACCTACCGCGTTTTATTGTAGAGCCCGATCTGCAAACCGGGCGTTTACAGGCATTACTCACGGACTATCCGCTGCCCGAACACGGTATTTATGCCGTGTATCCACAGCGAAAATACCTTCCAACCAAAGTGACGGTATTGATTGAATTTTTGATGGAGAAGCTGGGAAGTGGCAAGTTTGGATAA
- a CDS encoding sulfotransferase family protein, whose translation MPDNANIATYPHSQAHNDGSDVQPNLPQCDSTEPSAIGPSSINPSAIGLSSIKPSEIKSSATKHGSVAAEQKNKLIIIGLPRTGTTSVSVALLEQGLKVAHMAFTKAAFMQADAISDAPCFSDFKQLDELFPGAKFVYLDRELDSWVPSMQMLLSRMLPHLDDKTGRFHPIMKRSFRHCFGVGEVQDPQNEQHLIGCYQRHQREVFTYFARRNNFLSIDVSQQGALSQLLQFMAQPRDATSVEAHHPLTDLSFPRLNIGRNVASWDEYKHPNKISANASGPDKRKFFDYKISILDSRF comes from the coding sequence ATGCCTGATAACGCAAATATTGCCACCTATCCCCATTCTCAGGCGCATAACGATGGCAGTGATGTGCAACCCAATCTGCCACAGTGCGATTCGACTGAGCCGAGTGCAATCGGGCCAAGTTCAATCAACCCAAGTGCAATCGGGCTAAGTTCAATCAAGCCAAGCGAAATCAAGTCAAGTGCAACCAAGCATGGCTCCGTGGCAGCCGAGCAAAAAAATAAGCTTATTATCATAGGCTTGCCTAGAACAGGGACGACAAGCGTGAGTGTGGCGCTATTAGAGCAAGGCTTAAAAGTGGCGCATATGGCCTTTACCAAAGCCGCCTTTATGCAGGCAGATGCCATTTCTGATGCGCCTTGTTTTAGCGATTTCAAGCAGTTAGATGAGTTATTCCCCGGAGCCAAGTTTGTTTATCTTGACCGCGAGCTAGACTCTTGGGTGCCATCGATGCAGATGTTACTCAGTCGCATGCTGCCACATTTAGATGATAAGACAGGCCGTTTTCATCCTATTATGAAGCGCAGTTTTCGCCATTGCTTCGGCGTGGGAGAAGTTCAAGACCCGCAGAATGAACAACATCTTATTGGCTGTTATCAGCGTCATCAAAGGGAAGTGTTTACTTACTTTGCTAGGCGAAATAACTTCTTGAGTATCGATGTTAGCCAGCAAGGCGCATTGAGTCAGCTGTTGCAATTTATGGCGCAGCCAAGGGATGCAACATCAGTTGAGGCCCATCATCCGCTGACGGATTTAAGTTTTCCAAGGCTCAATATTGGCCGCAATGTGGCCAGTTGGGATGAATATAAACATCCCAATAAGATCAGCGCCAATGCATCTGGCCCAGACAAGCGTAAGTTCTTTGATTATAAAATCTCGATTCTAGATTCTAGATTCTAG
- a CDS encoding Fic family protein: MWIWQQADWPKFHWNASSIDVLLRQVYFNQGQLLGKQMLSHDDSQLTSEAALDTLLANIIHSSAIEGEKLNAASVRSSLAKKLGVSEDKPYPTTAQTDGLADIMLDALKNLETELTLERILGWHQQLFPPGYTLLNPIMGGMLRGDTPMQVVSGRIDKPTVHFEAPSRATLDAELSQFIEWFNASRQEPGLDPLIRAAITHLWFVTLHPLDDGNGRITRLLTDLALAQAEKRSIRFYAMSVSILARRQTYYDILESTQRGDVDITPWLEWFFETLNDCLLNAMADVNKTLRKTQYWQNVDQSLLTQEQAKVLNRMLDGDFELGINSSQYQKVAKVSRATATRHLAQMVEQGFLVKADAGGRSTRYLLPSGQ, translated from the coding sequence ATGTGGATTTGGCAGCAAGCCGATTGGCCTAAATTTCATTGGAATGCCAGCAGCATCGATGTCTTACTGCGTCAGGTTTATTTCAATCAGGGCCAACTGCTCGGCAAGCAAATGCTAAGTCACGACGACAGCCAGTTAACCTCAGAGGCGGCACTCGACACCTTGCTTGCTAACATTATCCATTCCAGTGCCATTGAAGGTGAAAAGCTCAATGCGGCTTCGGTGCGTTCATCCTTGGCTAAAAAACTCGGCGTGTCCGAAGATAAACCGTATCCGACCACTGCTCAAACCGATGGTTTGGCAGACATTATGCTCGATGCCTTAAAAAATTTAGAGACTGAGCTAACCCTCGAGCGGATATTGGGCTGGCATCAGCAGTTATTTCCCCCGGGTTATACACTACTAAACCCTATTATGGGTGGAATGCTGCGAGGCGATACGCCTATGCAAGTTGTCTCAGGCCGGATTGATAAACCAACGGTGCATTTTGAGGCCCCCTCTCGAGCGACTTTGGACGCTGAACTCTCACAGTTTATCGAATGGTTTAATGCTTCACGGCAAGAGCCTGGCTTAGATCCGCTTATCCGTGCGGCGATAACTCACCTTTGGTTTGTAACTCTACACCCGCTTGATGATGGTAATGGGCGCATCACGCGTTTATTGACCGATTTAGCCTTGGCGCAAGCGGAAAAACGCTCGATTCGTTTTTACGCTATGTCGGTCAGTATTCTGGCCCGTCGCCAAACCTACTATGACATTTTAGAGTCCACCCAAAGGGGCGATGTCGATATTACTCCTTGGTTAGAATGGTTTTTTGAAACCCTCAATGATTGCTTACTCAATGCGATGGCTGATGTGAACAAGACTCTGCGGAAAACGCAGTATTGGCAAAATGTCGATCAATCCTTATTGACTCAAGAGCAAGCCAAAGTGCTCAATCGGATGTTAGATGGCGATTTTGAATTAGGGATTAATAGTAGCCAGTATCAAAAGGTCGCTAAGGTGAGCCGCGCCACCGCCACCCGTCACCTTGCGCAAATGGTCGAGCAAGGCTTTTTAGTGAAAGCCGACGCCGGCGGACGTAGTACCAGATACTTATTGCCGAGTGGGCAGTAG
- a CDS encoding ERCC4 domain-containing protein has product MAADKIPLFYDDREHAETILYELSLHEDLSLIKKRLKLGDYQLNDWLIERKTLPDLVQSLCDGRLFAQVARLATSASYTALLIEGCTQDIADYQIRREALIGALCSISINFHIPILRSLSQTETAKILYFFATQLNRRENELTLTGRKPKRKKNQQLFILQSLPEVGPKLASRLLYHFKNIEAVFTAPEEALIRVEGIGKEKARKIREALTG; this is encoded by the coding sequence TTGGCTGCGGATAAAATTCCCCTCTTTTATGACGATAGAGAACATGCAGAAACCATCCTCTATGAGCTGTCACTGCACGAAGATCTCTCGCTCATCAAAAAACGCCTAAAATTGGGTGATTACCAACTCAATGATTGGCTGATTGAACGCAAAACCTTGCCCGATCTTGTGCAATCGCTATGTGATGGGCGCTTATTCGCTCAAGTTGCCAGGCTAGCCACGAGTGCAAGCTATACGGCGCTACTCATCGAAGGCTGCACTCAAGATATCGCCGATTACCAGATCCGCAGAGAGGCGCTTATCGGAGCGCTGTGCTCCATTTCAATCAATTTCCATATCCCAATACTTCGCAGTTTATCGCAAACTGAAACGGCCAAAATACTGTATTTTTTCGCCACTCAGTTAAATCGCAGAGAAAATGAATTAACCCTCACGGGACGTAAGCCCAAACGCAAGAAAAATCAGCAACTGTTTATCTTGCAAAGCCTACCCGAGGTCGGCCCCAAGCTTGCCAGCAGGCTGCTATACCACTTCAAAAATATCGAGGCCGTTTTCACCGCTCCCGAAGAGGCATTAATCCGAGTCGAAGGCATAGGTAAGGAAAAAGCCCGAAAGATCCGTGAAGCGCTAACTGGGTGA
- a CDS encoding phosphotransferase enzyme family protein, whose product MIKLIRQSVLPHFGIEATEAKISALGNGHINDTLLVRWPAGELVLQRINTQVFKTPRALVSNADKISHHLCAKSLQQQYGLKVVSPCLTQEGELAIDLGEQGFWRAISYLPHSLSIEVVKSAEQAEMAAKAFGHFASALSDFDATELEDVIPQFHHLPGRMTLLKQAAELDSQHRLALCRHWVDYALSQQALLDELAEISPKLPLRICHNDTKINNMLFDKRDMSSMAIIDLDTCMKGHLMYDFGDMVRTFCSPEEEDSTALDKVQVRQDIFAAICRGYLSELGDVLTEDEKRSLWLGARVICLMIGVRFLTDYLNGDVYFHIHREGHNLDRAANQFTLYQSLLDQEVELKANF is encoded by the coding sequence GTGATTAAACTCATCAGGCAGTCAGTGTTGCCTCATTTTGGAATTGAAGCCACAGAGGCAAAAATCTCAGCGTTAGGTAATGGTCATATTAACGACACTTTGTTAGTGCGTTGGCCTGCAGGCGAATTAGTGCTGCAACGTATTAATACCCAAGTGTTTAAGACGCCTAGGGCTCTAGTCAGCAATGCCGATAAAATTAGCCATCATTTATGCGCTAAGTCGTTGCAGCAGCAATACGGGCTTAAAGTCGTCAGCCCTTGCCTAACCCAAGAGGGTGAATTAGCCATTGATTTAGGCGAGCAGGGCTTTTGGCGTGCCATTAGTTATTTACCCCATAGTTTAAGCATTGAGGTGGTTAAATCCGCAGAGCAGGCGGAAATGGCGGCCAAGGCCTTTGGACATTTTGCCTCGGCCTTGAGTGATTTTGATGCGACAGAGCTTGAAGATGTGATCCCTCAATTTCACCATCTACCGGGACGCATGACCTTGCTAAAGCAGGCCGCTGAACTCGATAGTCAACATCGCTTAGCGCTCTGCCGTCATTGGGTCGATTATGCGTTATCCCAGCAGGCTTTGCTGGATGAGTTAGCGGAAATATCGCCAAAGCTGCCGCTACGAATTTGCCATAACGACACCAAAATCAACAACATGCTTTTCGATAAGCGCGATATGTCCAGCATGGCGATTATCGATTTAGATACTTGCATGAAGGGTCATCTGATGTATGACTTTGGCGATATGGTGCGTACTTTCTGCTCGCCAGAGGAAGAAGATTCTACGGCCTTGGATAAAGTCCAAGTGCGCCAAGATATTTTCGCCGCGATTTGCCGTGGCTACTTGAGCGAGTTGGGGGACGTCTTAACGGAAGACGAAAAACGCAGTCTGTGGCTCGGCGCGCGGGTGATTTGCCTGATGATAGGTGTGCGTTTTTTAACGGATTATTTGAACGGTGATGTGTATTTCCATATCCACCGTGAAGGCCATAATCTAGACCGCGCGGCCAACCAGTTCACCCTGTACCAGAGCCTGCTCGATCAAGAGGTTGAACTTAAAGCCAATTTTTAA
- a CDS encoding restriction endonuclease encodes MEIQIGDVLRYKKPACGENMYEDGYLNFHFLTKSIDANNLQLEKGINPCAKIKTSLGQLVRPAILISSSPNKKGSIETPWEDFYDADNGHIRYFGDNKEPGKDPATAPGNKALLEAFRLAHSHSVDERLLTPPILFFKRAIVNGVAKGYPQFYGLGIINSVELVTQWDNKLARTFTNYAFDFTVLCIAAEHEVFEWDWINSRRKKGFSLAITNNAAPKSWRQWLNEGSNSLNKLRRRVSKLSLEKTVNQKPIPGSESDKILNQIYDYYANKKHRFEALAEVIAERVIDRELGIYQKGWVTQGSGDGGADFIGKVTLGSGFSKVELIVLGQAKCELLNTPTGGNHIARTVARLKRGWLGVYVTTSYFSDSVQREVIEDKYPIILIHGRRLAEEVAKLVYESEVYSNIVEFLIAMDTVYPSRLKQRQAEEILNI; translated from the coding sequence ATGGAAATTCAGATTGGTGATGTACTGAGATATAAAAAGCCAGCATGTGGAGAAAACATGTATGAAGATGGCTACCTCAATTTCCACTTTCTAACCAAATCAATCGACGCTAACAACCTGCAACTTGAAAAGGGAATCAATCCCTGCGCCAAAATCAAAACGAGTCTGGGTCAACTCGTCCGCCCGGCAATACTGATTTCCAGTAGCCCAAATAAAAAAGGATCAATAGAAACCCCCTGGGAAGATTTTTATGATGCTGATAACGGTCATATTCGCTACTTTGGTGATAATAAAGAACCTGGTAAAGATCCTGCCACAGCTCCAGGAAATAAAGCACTACTTGAAGCGTTTCGTTTAGCCCATTCACACAGTGTGGACGAGAGATTATTAACTCCACCTATCTTGTTTTTTAAGCGGGCGATAGTTAATGGCGTCGCTAAAGGCTATCCGCAATTTTATGGATTGGGGATCATCAATAGTGTCGAATTAGTGACTCAGTGGGACAATAAATTAGCTCGCACTTTTACAAATTATGCCTTTGATTTTACTGTTCTTTGTATTGCTGCGGAGCATGAAGTGTTCGAATGGGATTGGATAAATAGCCGCCGTAAGAAAGGCTTTTCGCTCGCGATAACCAATAACGCCGCCCCTAAAAGCTGGCGACAATGGCTAAATGAAGGCAGTAATTCCCTTAATAAATTACGCCGCCGAGTTTCCAAACTGAGTCTTGAGAAAACGGTAAATCAAAAGCCTATTCCGGGATCTGAGTCCGATAAAATTTTAAATCAAATTTATGATTACTATGCCAACAAGAAACATAGATTTGAGGCGCTTGCAGAGGTTATTGCAGAACGCGTAATCGATAGAGAGCTTGGCATTTATCAAAAAGGCTGGGTGACTCAAGGCTCGGGTGACGGTGGTGCCGATTTTATCGGTAAGGTGACGTTGGGCAGTGGATTCTCCAAAGTGGAGTTGATTGTGCTAGGGCAGGCAAAATGTGAGTTACTCAATACGCCTACGGGTGGTAATCATATTGCTCGTACTGTGGCCCGCTTAAAGCGTGGTTGGCTAGGCGTATATGTAACTACCAGTTATTTTTCTGATTCAGTTCAACGAGAAGTGATTGAAGACAAGTATCCAATTATCTTGATCCATGGACGAAGGCTTGCAGAGGAAGTTGCTAAGTTAGTATATGAAAGCGAAGTATATTCGAATATCGTAGAGTTTTTAATCGCGATGGATACAGTGTATCCATCGCGATTAAAGCAAAGGCAAGCTGAAGAGATATTAAATATCTAA
- a CDS encoding MFS transporter has protein sequence MDSTATPAASTYSRRSERNLWLRCTLRRSQQEAVASSMMTATSDNFFNAYAIFLGASLAQMGFVTGLPQLFGALSQLLSVWLASHFSRRTFIVFCATFQAGIVLAMGALAALRPEHGVWIFIGLAVCYHGFINLIQPHWRAWMGSIVPERRRGAFFAARTRLTMGASLSVFFVGGGILTFTDSMQMAWLGFTLLFSIAAMGRFVSAWLLLQMHDPDPREPKQRGVFVQTLGNFRGAWKDKTFRQYSLFVASMQAMVAISAPFFAVYMLEDLHFSYIEFVLASVASIATQFVTLKFWGRFSDQFGNRLVMIITSCMIPSLPLLWLFSDNYGYILAIQAFSGLAWSGFTLSTANYLYDIRPFRSDFATYAALQASLSAGLVFVGAMVGGTIASHAADFLIWSGWDSWLTSPIFVVFLVSTLMRTLVTLWFIPRSVEPKVRPRPQLLKLVFRIRGFNAISGVSLDWLTVVKRRKNND, from the coding sequence ATGGACTCCACTGCGACACCAGCAGCATCAACTTATTCGCGGCGTAGCGAACGCAATTTGTGGTTAAGATGTACTCTGCGCCGCTCGCAACAGGAGGCCGTTGCCTCGTCTATGATGACGGCAACCAGCGATAACTTTTTTAATGCCTATGCCATTTTTCTCGGCGCTAGCCTAGCGCAAATGGGCTTTGTCACTGGATTACCACAGCTTTTTGGCGCACTCTCCCAACTCTTATCCGTTTGGCTCGCCAGCCATTTTTCCCGCCGCACTTTTATTGTGTTTTGCGCGACCTTTCAAGCCGGGATTGTGTTGGCTATGGGTGCCCTCGCGGCATTGCGGCCAGAACACGGCGTGTGGATCTTTATTGGTTTAGCGGTTTGTTATCATGGGTTTATCAATTTAATTCAACCCCATTGGCGGGCGTGGATGGGCTCTATAGTGCCCGAACGCCGCCGCGGTGCGTTTTTTGCCGCGCGCACTCGGCTCACCATGGGTGCATCCTTAAGTGTGTTTTTTGTTGGTGGCGGTATTCTGACCTTTACCGATTCGATGCAGATGGCGTGGCTGGGTTTTACCTTGCTGTTTTCAATTGCCGCCATGGGGCGCTTTGTCTCCGCCTGGTTACTGCTGCAGATGCACGATCCCGATCCCCGCGAGCCGAAACAGCGCGGGGTATTTGTCCAGACCTTAGGCAATTTTCGCGGCGCATGGAAGGATAAAACCTTTCGCCAGTACAGCTTGTTTGTGGCCAGTATGCAGGCAATGGTCGCCATCTCGGCGCCGTTTTTCGCTGTGTATATGCTGGAAGACCTGCACTTTAGCTACATCGAATTTGTGCTCGCGAGCGTGGCCTCGATAGCGACTCAGTTTGTGACGTTAAAGTTTTGGGGGCGATTTAGCGATCAATTCGGTAATCGTTTGGTGATGATTATTACCAGTTGCATGATCCCAAGCTTGCCGTTGTTATGGCTGTTTTCCGATAACTATGGGTATATTTTGGCCATCCAAGCATTCTCTGGCCTCGCTTGGAGTGGCTTTACCTTAAGTACCGCCAACTACCTTTATGATATTCGTCCCTTTCGCAGTGACTTTGCCACTTACGCTGCGCTGCAGGCGTCACTCAGTGCGGGATTGGTGTTTGTGGGGGCTATGGTCGGAGGCACTATTGCCTCCCATGCGGCGGATTTTTTGATTTGGTCCGGCTGGGATAGTTGGCTCACAAGCCCGATTTTTGTGGTTTTTCTGGTATCGACCCTAATGCGAACCTTAGTGACCCTATGGTTTATTCCGCGCTCGGTCGAACCTAAGGTAAGACCAAGGCCACAACTGCTTAAATTAGTCTTCCGTATTCGTGGCTTTAATGCGATCTCCGGCGTGAGTCTCGACTGGTTGACTGTGGTTAAGCGCAGGAAAAATAATGATTAA
- a CDS encoding helix-turn-helix domain-containing protein, whose protein sequence is MKITTTKQLSAYIQDVRQSQGLSQAKIGEKIGLRQGTISNFEQNPDSTKLDTFFKLISALELEIELKPRNASDSDTGTSDNKQWTQEW, encoded by the coding sequence ATGAAGATCACCACAACCAAACAGCTTAGCGCTTATATACAAGATGTTCGCCAATCACAGGGACTCTCCCAGGCTAAAATTGGTGAGAAAATTGGCTTGCGCCAAGGCACAATTTCCAACTTCGAACAGAATCCCGACAGCACTAAACTTGATACATTTTTCAAACTCATATCAGCCCTCGAACTCGAAATAGAACTCAAACCTCGCAACGCAAGTGACAGTGATACAGGCACATCTGACAATAAACAATGGACTCAGGAGTGGTGA
- a CDS encoding type II toxin-antitoxin system HipA family toxin has product MAALDVYMNGFLVGVFSKEETGAHRFQYNADWLATPGARPISLSMPLRQRHYQGDEVYNFFDNLLPDSTEIRQRILARHHASSTQPFDLLTKVGQDSVGALQLVPQGIEPRDIKKIECEPLDDLALTRVLAGYQSKIPLGMLEEYDDFRISVAGAQEKTALLKYDGQWCLPHGSTPTSHIIKLPIGQITTHSHTLDLSDSVENEYLCMSIAREYGLPVPDCEILKVGNIKALAVERFDRRYAADNSWLMRLPQEDFCQTLNIPSARKYENQGGPGISEIMYVLMGSLAPERDRRIFMKAQVLFWLLAATDGHAKNFSLFIRPEGKYELTPLYDIISVYPVLGGTGLNIRDAKLAMGLSATKGKKYQIEQIFPRHFLATANQVGFSQHAMNELLEEFVKKTPMVIQRAQAQLPDDFPPHIQHSILSGLEHRVRRLL; this is encoded by the coding sequence ATGGCTGCACTTGACGTTTATATGAATGGCTTTCTAGTCGGTGTTTTCTCTAAAGAAGAGACTGGCGCCCATCGATTTCAATACAATGCCGATTGGCTGGCAACTCCAGGAGCTCGTCCTATATCGCTGTCTATGCCTCTACGCCAACGACACTATCAGGGCGATGAAGTTTATAACTTCTTTGATAACTTATTGCCCGACTCGACGGAGATTCGCCAGCGTATCCTCGCACGCCATCACGCTAGTTCAACCCAACCCTTCGATTTACTGACGAAAGTCGGCCAAGATAGTGTCGGTGCCTTGCAACTGGTACCACAAGGTATTGAACCCAGAGACATCAAAAAAATTGAATGTGAACCGCTAGATGACTTAGCCCTTACACGGGTATTGGCAGGTTACCAATCCAAAATCCCATTAGGCATGCTCGAAGAATATGACGACTTTCGGATCTCAGTTGCTGGGGCGCAGGAAAAAACCGCCCTGCTGAAATATGATGGACAGTGGTGTTTACCCCATGGTTCAACGCCAACCAGTCACATAATCAAACTCCCTATCGGCCAGATAACCACCCATTCCCACACCTTAGATCTATCGGACAGTGTCGAAAACGAATACCTATGCATGTCTATTGCTCGAGAATATGGTTTACCAGTTCCCGATTGCGAAATCCTTAAGGTTGGGAATATCAAGGCGCTCGCAGTTGAACGCTTCGATCGCCGCTACGCAGCGGACAATAGTTGGCTGATGCGTCTACCACAGGAAGATTTTTGCCAAACCCTCAATATCCCCTCGGCGAGGAAATACGAGAACCAAGGTGGACCAGGCATTAGCGAAATAATGTACGTATTGATGGGATCGCTTGCCCCAGAAAGAGATCGGCGCATCTTCATGAAAGCACAAGTGCTATTTTGGTTACTGGCAGCGACAGATGGCCACGCAAAAAACTTTTCGTTATTTATCAGGCCAGAAGGTAAATACGAACTTACCCCACTCTACGACATCATCTCCGTTTATCCAGTGCTGGGGGGAACAGGACTTAACATCCGCGATGCGAAACTGGCCATGGGACTGTCAGCCACTAAAGGGAAAAAATACCAGATTGAACAAATCTTTCCCCGCCATTTTCTCGCTACTGCAAATCAAGTCGGCTTTAGCCAACACGCAATGAACGAGCTTCTAGAGGAGTTTGTTAAAAAAACGCCTATGGTTATCCAACGGGCACAAGCGCAACTGCCAGATGATTTCCCCCCGCATATCCAACACAGCATCCTGAGCGGGTTAGAGCATAGGGTAAGGCGACTGCTATAA
- a CDS encoding MarC family NAAT transporter, translating to MYFQVVILALLALLPMVNPPTTATLLLGLSKGMSREHVRQQVNLAAIYLFCTLCISFFIGSSILELFGISIPGLRLAGGLIIGFIGFRMLFPAPTQANNVDINQSIAFVPLTMPSMCGPGTMALVISGAAQIAELPEEYSRFTIYSGMVTAFALMSLISWGVLKLADPVCKVLGATGIDAMTRIMGFLLVCMGMQFCINGIKEVAQDPAFHTQSQQVTLATEDLHPESTLALKYSNVQALG from the coding sequence ATGTATTTTCAAGTCGTGATTTTAGCTTTATTGGCACTATTGCCAATGGTTAATCCCCCCACCACAGCGACGCTATTGCTCGGACTTAGCAAGGGAATGTCGCGGGAGCATGTGCGTCAACAGGTGAATTTAGCCGCTATTTATCTGTTCTGCACCCTGTGCATTAGCTTTTTTATTGGCTCTTCAATCTTAGAATTATTTGGTATTTCGATTCCGGGATTACGTTTAGCCGGCGGACTGATTATCGGTTTTATTGGGTTTAGGATGCTGTTCCCTGCGCCAACACAAGCTAATAATGTTGATATTAATCAGAGTATTGCCTTTGTTCCGCTGACTATGCCCAGCATGTGTGGGCCGGGGACTATGGCATTGGTGATTAGTGGCGCGGCTCAAATTGCTGAACTGCCGGAGGAATACAGCCGTTTTACTATTTATAGCGGTATGGTGACGGCTTTTGCTTTAATGAGCCTGATCAGTTGGGGCGTACTTAAGCTGGCGGATCCCGTTTGTAAAGTTCTCGGCGCTACGGGGATCGATGCTATGACGCGGATCATGGGTTTTCTACTTGTTTGTATGGGAATGCAATTTTGTATTAATGGCATAAAAGAAGTCGCGCAGGATCCCGCTTTCCATACTCAGTCCCAGCAGGTAACTCTGGCCACAGAGGACTTGCATCCAGAGTCAACACTGGCCCTCAAATACTCGAATGTGCAAGCGCTGGGCTAA
- the yjjG gene encoding pyrimidine 5'-nucleotidase encodes MATPYTWVLFDADETLFYFDAFAGLKLMFAGFGVDFTQADFDEYQLVNKPLWVDYQDGKITAAELQITRFEAWAAKLAVSAMTLNSAFLAAMAEICSPLPGARELLAALQGKAKLGIITNGFTELQTVRLERTGLQHHFDILVISEKVGMAKPDVGIFEHAFELMGHPERETVLMVGDNPHSDIQGGINAGIHTCWYNVHGHDVPAGIAPHYQVRSHQELHSLLLGV; translated from the coding sequence ATGGCCACACCTTATACTTGGGTGCTTTTCGATGCCGACGAAACCTTATTTTATTTCGATGCCTTTGCAGGGCTTAAACTGATGTTCGCCGGTTTTGGTGTCGATTTTACTCAAGCTGATTTTGATGAGTATCAGTTAGTTAACAAACCACTTTGGGTCGATTATCAAGACGGTAAAATCACCGCCGCCGAATTGCAAATCACACGTTTCGAAGCGTGGGCGGCCAAATTAGCTGTATCAGCAATGACGCTCAATAGTGCCTTTTTAGCGGCTATGGCTGAAATTTGTTCTCCTCTACCCGGTGCCCGCGAGTTGTTAGCCGCGCTGCAGGGTAAGGCTAAATTGGGCATTATCACCAACGGTTTTACTGAGCTACAAACCGTGCGTTTAGAGCGTACAGGCTTGCAGCATCATTTTGATATTTTAGTGATTTCAGAAAAAGTCGGCATGGCCAAACCCGATGTGGGCATCTTTGAACATGCCTTTGAATTGATGGGACATCCTGAGCGTGAAACTGTGCTTATGGTCGGTGATAATCCCCATTCCGATATTCAAGGTGGCATTAATGCGGGTATTCATACTTGCTGGTATAACGTCCACGGCCACGATGTGCCCGCAGGGATCGCGCCGCACTATCAAGTGCGCTCCCATCAAGAACTGCATAGCCTGTTGCTTGGGGTGTAA